From the Clupea harengus chromosome 15, Ch_v2.0.2, whole genome shotgun sequence genome, one window contains:
- the LOC105907644 gene encoding glutathione-specific gamma-glutamylcyclotransferase 1: protein MKPQDILLGKNSLWIFGYGSLVWKPDFKYKKSKVGYITGYKRRFWHGDNFHRGDDTMPGRVVTLLEDDDACTWGVAFEVIGAQMEECLKYLNMRESVRGGYITKVVEFFPRDQNLPPVPALVYIATPDNPIYLGPASPEEIAAQIIVCKGKSGQNIEYLSRLAEFMKTTCPDVEDTHLFSIETAAVTLLNILQPPKACSSVSLNVVVV from the exons ATGAAGCCTCAAGACATCTTATTGGGAAAGAACAGCCTGTGGATATTCGGATATGGCTCGTTAGTATGGAAGCCAGACTTCAAGTACAAGAAAAGCAAGGTCGGGTACATTACGGGCTACAAAAGACGTTTCTGGCACGGGGACAACTTCCATCGTGGAGACGATACAATG CCCGGAAGAGTTGTGACGCTCCTTGAAGATGATGAC gcGTGCACATGGGGCGTGGCCTTTGAGGTTATCGGCGCCCAAATGGAGGAGTGCCTGAAGTACCTGAACATGAGGGAGTCCGTACGGGGCGGCTATATTACCAAGGTGGTGGAATTTTTCCCCCGGGACCAAAATCTGCCACCCGTCCCAGCCCTGGTTTACATAGCCACCCCCGACAATCCCATCTACCTCGGACCAGCTAGTCCAGAGGAAATTGCAGCCCAGATAATTGTTTGCAAAGGAAAATCGGGGCAGAACATTGAATACCTGAGTCGCCTGGCCGAGTTCATGAAGACCACCTGTCCAGACGTAGAGGACACCCATCTGTTCTCTATCGAAACGGCTGCTGTGACCCTCCTAAATATTCTTCAACCCCCCAAAGCCTGCAGCTCTGTAAGCTTAAATGTGGTGGTGGTTTAA